The following are encoded together in the Paludisphaera mucosa genome:
- a CDS encoding DNA gyrase/topoisomerase IV subunit A — protein MAKRTRRGNQDREVRARRTSLTEDVPLAEAARERYLNYALSVITSRALPDVRDGLKPVQRRILYAMWSDLRITADGRFMKCAAVVGEVMKNYHPHGDSSIYDALVRMAQPFSLRQPLIEGYGNFGSIDGDPPAAFRYTECRLTPIAQTLLSELRDQTVDFRDNYMATTQEPIVLPAQFPNLLVNGAAGIAVGMATNIPPHNLKEVCNALVVLLENREAPLEKLTRHIIGPDFPTGGVILNGPDEIQRIYATGQGSLKLRGTYLRPEDRPNAIIIDSIPYGIEKDPLVARIGELIGKGMVPQLTNVKDLSTDDIRIVLELRPGSNADAAMAYLFKNTPLQVNYGVNLTCLLPALEAEVAVPSRLDLKTILQHFLDFRMDIVVRRLSYELKLLLARIHILEGFAIVFNNLDEAIRIIRASDGKADAAPKLIARFGLSDLQADAILETKLYRLGKLEIKDILEELAGKRKRAAEIQKLLDDEPARWAIIKEELKQIARAYGDARRTRIEAPAAPMEFREEDYIVDEDAWVIVTREGWTKRQRSFTDVASIRVRDGDQVGWVYRARARQTITFFTDRGMGYTLRVNDIPMTTGHGDPIQKQFAFEDQERLVGVVCHDPRCLPDFARYAQTPSRMVQRTLDSDLDATANGHVGANGDGHADGALNGHAGGPTLPPPPYVVALTAGGKILRFPLATLAPVSTKKGRLVARLDPTFKGDSIVGVEATDGSENVCLATKQARVLIFPVTEANVVGSAARGVAAIKLDAKDRVIGFVLANKKREGLAVRTNRGAEQIVRATKYPVTGRGGRGYAILQRGSLECLLPAEAEPVPSPDQVGDAGDARSKSDDPRD, from the coding sequence ATGGCGAAACGGACCCGCCGGGGGAATCAGGATCGCGAGGTCCGCGCGCGGCGGACGTCGCTGACGGAGGACGTCCCGCTGGCGGAGGCGGCGCGGGAGCGGTATCTCAACTACGCGCTCAGCGTCATCACCTCGCGGGCCCTGCCGGACGTCCGCGACGGGCTCAAGCCCGTGCAGCGGCGGATCTTGTACGCGATGTGGTCGGACCTCCGGATCACCGCCGACGGCCGGTTCATGAAGTGCGCGGCGGTCGTCGGCGAGGTGATGAAGAACTATCACCCCCACGGCGACTCGTCGATCTACGACGCCCTGGTCCGCATGGCCCAGCCGTTCTCGCTTCGCCAGCCCCTGATCGAGGGTTATGGCAACTTCGGCTCGATCGACGGCGACCCGCCGGCCGCCTTCCGGTACACCGAGTGCCGGCTGACGCCCATCGCCCAGACCCTGTTGAGCGAGCTGCGCGACCAGACGGTCGACTTCCGCGACAATTACATGGCGACCACGCAGGAGCCCATCGTCCTGCCCGCCCAGTTCCCGAACCTGCTCGTCAACGGCGCGGCGGGCATCGCCGTCGGCATGGCGACGAACATCCCGCCGCACAATCTCAAGGAAGTCTGCAACGCCCTGGTCGTCTTGCTGGAGAACCGCGAGGCCCCGCTGGAGAAGCTGACCCGGCACATCATCGGGCCCGACTTCCCCACCGGCGGCGTCATCCTGAACGGGCCCGACGAGATCCAGCGGATCTACGCGACCGGCCAGGGCTCGCTGAAGCTCAGGGGCACCTACCTCCGCCCCGAGGATCGGCCCAACGCGATCATCATCGACTCGATCCCCTACGGCATCGAGAAGGACCCGCTGGTCGCTCGGATCGGCGAGCTGATCGGCAAGGGGATGGTCCCCCAGCTCACGAACGTGAAGGACCTGAGCACCGACGACATCCGCATCGTCTTGGAGCTTCGGCCGGGCTCGAACGCCGACGCCGCCATGGCCTATCTGTTCAAGAACACGCCCTTGCAGGTGAACTACGGCGTGAACCTGACGTGCCTGCTTCCGGCCCTTGAGGCGGAGGTGGCCGTCCCCAGCCGGCTGGACCTCAAGACCATCCTCCAGCACTTCCTCGACTTCCGGATGGACATCGTCGTCCGCAGGCTCAGCTACGAGCTGAAACTCTTGCTGGCGCGGATCCACATCCTCGAAGGCTTCGCGATCGTCTTCAACAACCTCGACGAGGCGATCCGGATCATCCGCGCCAGCGACGGCAAGGCCGACGCCGCCCCCAAGCTGATCGCCCGCTTCGGACTCAGCGACCTGCAGGCCGACGCGATCCTGGAGACCAAGCTCTACCGCCTGGGCAAGCTGGAGATCAAGGACATCCTCGAAGAGCTGGCCGGCAAGCGGAAGCGCGCCGCCGAGATCCAGAAGCTGCTGGACGACGAGCCGGCGCGATGGGCGATCATCAAGGAAGAGCTGAAGCAGATCGCCAGGGCCTACGGCGACGCCCGCCGGACCCGCATCGAGGCCCCCGCCGCGCCGATGGAGTTCCGCGAGGAGGACTACATCGTCGACGAGGACGCCTGGGTCATCGTCACCCGCGAAGGCTGGACGAAGCGGCAGCGCTCGTTCACCGACGTCGCCAGCATCCGCGTCCGCGACGGCGACCAAGTGGGCTGGGTGTACCGCGCCCGCGCCCGCCAGACGATCACCTTCTTCACCGACCGCGGCATGGGCTACACGCTCCGCGTCAACGACATCCCCATGACGACCGGGCACGGCGACCCGATCCAGAAGCAGTTCGCCTTCGAGGACCAGGAACGGCTCGTCGGCGTCGTCTGCCACGACCCGCGCTGCCTGCCGGACTTCGCCCGCTACGCACAGACGCCGTCGCGGATGGTCCAGCGGACCCTCGACTCCGACCTCGACGCGACGGCGAACGGCCACGTCGGCGCCAACGGCGACGGCCACGCCGACGGCGCGCTCAACGGTCACGCCGGAGGCCCCACCCTGCCGCCGCCGCCGTACGTGGTGGCCCTGACCGCCGGGGGCAAGATCCTCCGGTTCCCGCTGGCCACGCTCGCCCCCGTCTCGACGAAGAAGGGGCGGCTCGTCGCCCGGCTCGACCCCACGTTCAAGGGCGATTCGATCGTGGGCGTCGAGGCGACCGACGGCTCGGAGAACGTCTGCCTGGCCACCAAGCAGGCGCGGGTGCTGATCTTCCCCGTCACCGAGGCCAACGTCGTCGGCTCCGCGGCGCGGGGCGTGGCGGCGATCAAGCTCGACGCCAAGGACCGGGTCATCGGCTTCGTCCTGGCGAACAAGAAGCGGGAAGGGCTGGCGGTGCGGACCAACCGCGGCGCCGAGCAGATCGTCCGGGCGACGAAATATCCCGTCACCGGCCGCGGCGGCCGGGGCTATGCGATCCTCCAGCGGGGGTCGCTCGAATGCCTGCTGCCCGCCGAGGCCGAGCCCGTGCCGTCGCCCGACCAGGTCGGCGACGCCGGCGACGCCCGATCCAAATCCGACGACCCCCGGGATTGA
- a CDS encoding DNA gyrase/topoisomerase IV subunit B: MANGSATYDAKSITVLEGLEAVRRRPGMYIGGVDKTGLHHLLWEIVDNSVDEVMNGHATRIVVTLHHDGRTISVSDNGRGIPVDRHPKTGQSALEVIFTTLHAGGKFDNDAYKVAGGLHGVGASVVNALSKSLVAEVRRDGRTYTQRYKRGKALGPVEPGEPARGTGTTVTFTPDTDIFQALDYDSALIAERLDVKTYLNKGLVIQFVDEKAKTSVEFRHDGGVADFLDAVNHRRQDARVAPAAFVLERELEDDGLRIHLALAWTEATDEEVLSFVNTIPTRDGGTHEMGMLAAVGTAVQRFMETHDLVKKGLEIKREDVREGLTAVLSVCLHEPQFQGQTKGRLNNPEVRGQVESMVRPSLEAFLHQNKSVGDAVVARVIQAAKAREASRAAASQVRRKTAVGGKLNLPGKLADCDSTDPEESELFIVEGDSAGGSAKQGRDRDVQAILPLRGKVLNAEQAGKAKVLDNKELTDLVSALGCGMDDQFDPARLRYGKVIILTDADSDGHHIATLLLTFFYRHLPGLLADGRIYLGCPPLYKITWGKETYWASDDGHRDRLLGKLPSNAKPDITRFKGLGEMPAKLLFETTLDPAGRRLLRVVVPEEDRPYTERTVCDLMGKEPEARFKFIMEEAYTAKDIDI; encoded by the coding sequence ATGGCGAACGGATCCGCGACCTACGACGCCAAGTCGATCACCGTCCTGGAAGGGCTGGAAGCGGTCCGCCGCCGGCCGGGCATGTACATCGGCGGCGTCGACAAGACGGGGCTGCACCACCTGCTCTGGGAGATCGTCGACAACTCGGTCGACGAGGTGATGAACGGCCACGCCACCCGGATCGTGGTCACGCTGCACCACGACGGCCGCACGATCTCGGTGTCCGACAACGGCCGCGGCATCCCCGTCGACAGGCATCCCAAGACCGGCCAGAGCGCGCTCGAGGTCATTTTCACCACGCTCCACGCCGGCGGCAAGTTCGACAACGACGCCTACAAGGTGGCAGGTGGCCTGCACGGGGTCGGCGCCAGCGTCGTCAACGCGCTCAGCAAGAGCCTCGTCGCCGAGGTCCGTCGCGACGGCCGCACCTACACCCAACGCTACAAGCGCGGCAAGGCGCTCGGCCCGGTCGAGCCCGGCGAGCCGGCTCGCGGCACCGGGACCACCGTGACCTTCACGCCCGACACCGACATCTTCCAGGCCCTCGACTACGACTCCGCCCTGATCGCCGAGCGGCTGGACGTCAAAACGTACCTGAACAAGGGCCTGGTGATCCAGTTCGTCGACGAGAAGGCCAAGACCAGCGTCGAGTTCCGCCACGACGGCGGCGTCGCCGACTTCCTCGACGCCGTCAACCACCGCCGCCAGGACGCGCGGGTCGCCCCCGCCGCCTTCGTCCTGGAGCGCGAGCTGGAGGACGACGGCCTGCGGATCCATCTGGCCCTGGCCTGGACCGAGGCGACCGACGAGGAGGTCCTCTCGTTCGTCAACACGATCCCCACCCGCGACGGCGGCACCCACGAGATGGGCATGCTGGCCGCCGTGGGGACGGCCGTCCAGCGGTTCATGGAGACCCACGACCTGGTCAAGAAGGGCCTGGAGATCAAGCGCGAGGACGTCCGCGAGGGCCTGACGGCCGTCCTCTCGGTCTGCCTCCACGAGCCCCAGTTCCAGGGCCAGACCAAGGGCCGGCTGAACAACCCCGAGGTCCGCGGCCAGGTCGAGTCGATGGTCCGGCCCAGCCTGGAGGCGTTCCTCCACCAGAACAAGAGCGTGGGCGACGCCGTGGTGGCCCGCGTGATCCAGGCGGCCAAGGCCCGCGAGGCCAGCCGGGCCGCGGCCTCGCAGGTCCGCCGCAAGACGGCCGTCGGCGGCAAGCTCAACCTGCCCGGCAAGCTCGCCGACTGCGACAGCACCGACCCCGAAGAGTCCGAGCTGTTCATCGTCGAGGGCGACAGCGCCGGCGGCTCGGCCAAGCAGGGCCGCGACCGCGACGTCCAGGCGATCCTGCCGCTCCGCGGCAAGGTCCTCAACGCCGAGCAGGCCGGCAAGGCCAAGGTGCTCGACAACAAGGAGCTGACCGACCTCGTCAGCGCCCTGGGCTGCGGCATGGACGACCAGTTCGACCCGGCGCGGCTGCGCTACGGCAAGGTGATCATCCTGACCGACGCCGACAGCGACGGCCACCACATCGCCACCCTGCTGCTGACCTTCTTCTACCGCCACCTCCCCGGCCTGCTGGCCGACGGCCGCATCTACCTGGGCTGCCCGCCCCTGTACAAGATCACCTGGGGCAAGGAGACCTACTGGGCCTCCGACGACGGCCACCGCGACCGCCTGCTCGGCAAGCTGCCGTCGAACGCGAAGCCCGACATCACCCGCTTCAAGGGCCTGGGCGAGATGCCCGCCAAGCTCCTCTTCGAGACCACCCTCGACCCCGCCGGACGCCGCCTGCTGCGCGTGGTCGTCCCCGAGGAAGACCGCCCCTACACCGAGCGGACCGTCTGCGACCTGATGGGCAAGGAGCCCGAGGCGCGGTTCAAATTCATCATGGAAGAGGCCTACACGGCGAAGGACATCGACATCTGA
- a CDS encoding ABC transporter ATP-binding protein, producing the protein MPIIEVEDLTKTYRVFQKNEGLLGALRGLYRREYKEVKAVDRIGFAIEPGEMVAFLGPNGAGKTTTLKMLSGLIYPNGGDARVLGFTPWRRDDAFRRQFSLVMGQKNQLWWDLPAGDSFQLHREIYSIPKDEFDRTLSELIELLGVEKLTRQAVRELSLGERMKMELIAALLHGPRLLLLDEPTIGLDVVAQAAIQKCLRDYHERRGVTMLLTSHYMRDVEALCDRVIVITQGKIVYDGPLAGIVERFGESKLVRLQFEGPAPEGLERYGEVVRREGPFADVRIERSRVAEVLGAVLNRHALADVSVEDPPLEEVIAKVFEEARLAHEAA; encoded by the coding sequence ATGCCGATCATCGAAGTCGAGGACCTCACGAAGACGTACCGCGTCTTCCAGAAGAACGAAGGGCTCCTCGGCGCCCTCCGCGGCCTCTATCGCCGCGAGTACAAGGAGGTCAAGGCGGTCGACCGCATCGGCTTCGCCATCGAGCCCGGCGAGATGGTCGCGTTCCTCGGCCCCAACGGCGCGGGCAAGACCACGACGCTCAAGATGCTCTCGGGCCTGATCTACCCCAACGGCGGCGACGCCCGGGTGCTGGGCTTCACCCCCTGGCGCCGCGACGACGCCTTCCGCCGCCAGTTCTCGCTGGTGATGGGCCAGAAGAACCAGCTCTGGTGGGACCTCCCCGCCGGCGACAGCTTCCAGCTCCACCGCGAGATCTACTCGATCCCCAAGGACGAGTTCGACCGGACCCTGTCCGAGCTGATCGAGCTGCTGGGGGTCGAGAAGCTGACCCGCCAGGCCGTCCGCGAACTCTCGCTGGGCGAGCGGATGAAGATGGAGCTGATCGCCGCCCTGCTGCACGGCCCCAGGCTCCTGCTGCTCGACGAGCCGACCATCGGCCTCGACGTCGTCGCCCAGGCGGCCATCCAGAAATGCCTGCGCGACTACCACGAGCGGCGGGGCGTGACGATGCTCCTGACGAGCCATTACATGCGCGACGTCGAGGCGCTCTGCGACCGCGTCATCGTCATCACCCAGGGGAAGATCGTCTACGACGGCCCGCTCGCCGGCATCGTCGAGCGGTTCGGCGAGTCGAAGCTGGTGCGGCTCCAGTTCGAGGGCCCCGCGCCCGAGGGGCTGGAGCGCTACGGCGAGGTCGTCCGCCGCGAGGGCCCGTTCGCCGACGTCCGCATCGAACGCTCGCGGGTGGCGGAGGTGCTCGGCGCGGTGCTCAACCGCCACGCTTTGGCCGACGTCAGCGTGGAGGACCCGCCGCTGGAAGAGGTCATCGCCAAGGTCTTCGAGGAGGCCCGGCTCGCCCATGAAGCCGCTTGA
- a CDS encoding ABC transporter permease: MKPLDALAPIDGDLDLTASHRPRPGFADSMVKYARIFRVSLIERMTYRSDFLLGTILRFLPIITTILLWRAIYEGSGQAVLGGFNYREMIAYLLLTNISRLFSSMPGLAAGIARDVREGTLKRYLLQPLDLIGFLLSSRVAHKVAYITMSFIPYAGLFYVCRGYFDGFPDALTMAAYAVSLILSFMVGFYFEASVGMVGFWFLEVTSVLYIVMTLNFFVSGHMLPLDLLPQPWSGLLKVLPFQYMAYFPAVVFQGKIRGVELALHLALELFWAVAFLLLAKGLYRAGLRRYSAYGG; the protein is encoded by the coding sequence ATGAAGCCGCTTGACGCCCTCGCCCCGATCGACGGGGACCTCGACCTGACGGCCTCGCACCGCCCCCGTCCCGGCTTCGCCGACTCGATGGTCAAGTACGCGCGCATCTTCCGCGTGTCGCTCATCGAGAGGATGACGTACCGCAGCGATTTCCTCCTGGGCACGATCCTCCGGTTCCTGCCGATCATCACCACGATCCTGCTCTGGCGGGCGATCTACGAGGGCTCGGGCCAGGCGGTCCTGGGCGGGTTCAACTACCGGGAGATGATCGCCTACCTGCTGCTGACCAACATCAGCCGGTTGTTCTCGAGCATGCCCGGCCTGGCGGCGGGCATCGCCCGCGACGTCCGCGAGGGGACGCTCAAACGCTACCTGCTCCAGCCGCTGGACCTGATCGGGTTCCTGCTCTCGTCGCGGGTCGCGCACAAGGTCGCCTACATCACGATGTCGTTCATCCCCTACGCCGGCCTCTTCTACGTCTGCCGGGGCTACTTCGACGGCTTCCCCGACGCCCTCACGATGGCGGCCTACGCCGTCTCGCTCATCCTGTCGTTCATGGTCGGCTTCTACTTCGAGGCGAGCGTGGGAATGGTGGGGTTCTGGTTCCTGGAAGTGACGTCGGTCCTCTACATCGTGATGACGCTCAACTTCTTCGTCTCGGGCCACATGCTGCCGCTCGACCTGCTGCCGCAGCCGTGGTCGGGCCTGCTGAAAGTGCTGCCGTTCCAGTACATGGCGTATTTCCCCGCCGTGGTCTTCCAGGGCAAGATCCGTGGGGTCGAGCTGGCCCTGCACCTCGCGCTGGAACTCTTCTGGGCGGTCGCGTTCCTGCTGCTGGCGAAGGGCCTCTACCGCGCCGGGCTGAGGCGCTACAGCGCGTACGGAGGCTGA
- a CDS encoding ABC transporter permease, with amino-acid sequence MIAGATRYGRMLGGLARYTLAREMAFRGNFLVKVSVELLWMGIMIAFYRTVFGKTSSIAGWSEPDYFFFVGCFFALNGVIETLFLENCNEFAELVRTGDLDFLLLKPIDEQFLISCRRIDWGTAPNLVMGAVLMAVALVQKGWEFDPTRVAAFFATFACGVAIAYSFMMILTSVSVWMVRNQSLMEMWWLFSSLARYPREIFAGRGAEPLGKFFTFVIPILLVSNVPANVMVRVLDPRMVAWTAAVAVASLWVSRRFFQVALRSYRSASS; translated from the coding sequence GTGATCGCAGGCGCAACCCGATACGGCCGGATGCTGGGCGGACTGGCCCGCTACACGCTGGCCCGCGAGATGGCCTTCCGGGGAAACTTCCTGGTGAAGGTGTCGGTCGAGCTGCTCTGGATGGGCATCATGATCGCCTTCTACCGCACCGTGTTCGGCAAGACGAGCAGCATCGCCGGCTGGAGCGAGCCCGACTACTTCTTCTTCGTGGGCTGCTTCTTCGCCCTGAACGGGGTGATCGAGACCCTCTTCCTGGAGAATTGCAACGAGTTCGCCGAGCTGGTCCGCACCGGCGACCTCGACTTCCTGCTGCTCAAGCCGATCGACGAGCAATTCCTGATCTCCTGCCGCCGCATCGACTGGGGGACGGCGCCCAACCTGGTCATGGGGGCCGTCCTCATGGCCGTGGCGCTCGTCCAGAAGGGGTGGGAGTTCGACCCGACGCGGGTGGCGGCCTTCTTCGCCACCTTCGCCTGCGGGGTCGCCATCGCCTACAGCTTCATGATGATCCTCACCTCGGTCTCGGTCTGGATGGTCCGCAACCAGAGCCTGATGGAGATGTGGTGGCTCTTCTCGAGCCTCGCCCGCTACCCCCGCGAGATCTTCGCCGGCCGCGGGGCCGAGCCGCTGGGCAAGTTCTTCACGTTCGTCATCCCCATCCTGCTGGTCTCGAACGTGCCGGCGAACGTCATGGTCCGCGTGCTCGACCCGAGGATGGTCGCCTGGACCGCCGCGGTCGCCGTGGCCTCGCTTTGGGTCAGCCGGCGATTCTTCCAGGTCGCGCTCCGCTCCTACCGCAGCGCCAGCAGTTGA
- a CDS encoding GGDEF domain-containing protein has product MATALEPALLAEIHHLRSRLEEAYATIDALRVHRTNLEGDLHDLRRVAATDGLTGLWNRRFLVDSLNISFSFALRHRLPLSIVLLDVDHFKSFNDGYGHAAGDVVLRDVSAVVQAAARSHDVVARYGGEEFAILLPGTGRPGAVTMAERVRLALASRRWPLGPITASLGVATLRHEEGVSQVTAEGLVEAADLALYQSKRLGRNRVSHADDLVRPPSPAGHEVKAAVGC; this is encoded by the coding sequence GTGGCGACGGCCCTCGAGCCGGCCCTCCTGGCGGAGATCCACCACCTGCGGTCGAGGCTGGAGGAGGCCTATGCGACCATCGACGCGCTCCGCGTCCACAGGACGAACCTGGAGGGCGACCTGCACGACCTGAGGCGGGTGGCGGCCACCGACGGCCTCACGGGCCTCTGGAACCGCCGGTTCCTGGTCGATTCGCTCAACATCTCGTTCTCGTTCGCGTTGCGTCACCGGCTGCCGCTGTCGATCGTGCTGCTGGACGTCGACCACTTCAAGTCGTTCAACGACGGCTACGGCCACGCGGCCGGGGACGTCGTGCTCCGCGACGTCTCCGCGGTCGTCCAGGCCGCCGCCCGCAGCCACGACGTCGTGGCGCGGTACGGTGGCGAGGAGTTCGCCATCCTGCTCCCCGGGACGGGGCGCCCCGGCGCGGTGACGATGGCCGAGCGGGTCCGGCTGGCGCTGGCCTCGCGGAGATGGCCCCTGGGCCCCATCACCGCCAGCCTCGGCGTGGCCACCCTCCGGCACGAAGAGGGGGTCTCGCAGGTCACGGCCGAGGGCCTGGTCGAGGCGGCCGACCTCGCGCTGTATCAGTCGAAACGCCTGGGACGCAACCGGGTCAGCCACGCCGACGACCTCGTCCGCCCCCCCTCCCCCGCCGGCCACGAGGTCAAGGCCGCCGTCGGCTGTTGA